TGCTGTGTAATGCTGGACCGGCCTGTCTACGTACCAACgtttaacttattatttatcatacaaTAAAGAAAGACatttaaatagttaataaaagtttattattattccagGAGAACAAgcataagtatttttaataacccCAACGTCATCGTCGTGGTGAAAGACTAtcagcagcaacagcagcagcagcagttacgcggttatttttttgaaagacGAACGCTCTAATAGTGGCCCAGTCGCTTCGACGAGTAACGTGTGAGGGTGTAAGGTGTGCTCTTGAGTGTCGGGATACGAAAAAAGGTGGTGATCTAGGAGTAGATCCAGGTTTCTGGTGGTCGTCAAGGGGCCCACCTCTCGCTTCCCTGGCTCTGCAAGTAAAGAGCACCGCCAAGTCAGCAAGATTTAACTCCTGCTGTAAATGTGCGGTTCTGCTGGAGCACCagcaacaaaaattataaacgagTGTATAACGGCTGCTGCCGCGCGTTAAATGTGTGTAGTGTGTTATGTATTTACGAAGAATATATTGCGTAACGTCGACGGCCGGAAAACGTTCGACGCGTGTGGCATCACGGTGAACGAgaaataataactattaaatatatatatatatatatttaaaaaataaataacgttaatttttaaaagctaCTTCTTTGTGTGTGTGTTCCAAGTTTATCTCGTGCTCTTCTGTACTACCACCAGTGCGTGGTTGGACGAAATTTTTCACGCGTCCCTTTGCGCGCAGAAACCTACCTACTACCACTGCTACACGACTTGTACATCATCAACACAGAacatcagcagcagcagcaccAGCAGCAGCACTAACACCAACAAGGGCGGCCCCCCTCAATATCTCGTGTCTGCTTTGCCTTGTCCCCCACGACCGTGtgcatatatgtataaatatatatctatgtacgTATTGTATGTGTGTGGGTTAAAGTTTCCTCGTGTGTGATCGTCCGCTTAGCTTTTGCCGGCAAATTTACTCCTACATTGTGAGTATACGCGTTTATTCTTACTCACCACCCGGAGCATAAACTCTGATGACAAACTACTGCCCATGGTCTTAAACTCCTGGTGGTCGCAGTGTCATCATCCATATATTTATTGCGATACTACTCTgggcgaataaataaaaaatatttaccactaaactattggaagaaataaataaatatatccaaGATTACTTAAACTTTCGGTTAAATTTTCTACGGGAGTTTATTGGCGCGCTTCCAGATGGAAAttggtaaattattttgttgtttgtgaacaataattataattattatttagggATTATTGTATTGTATGCGTGGCTATTActgtttaaattatatattatgtattgaagattaattaaattaacgttatttttattttatatgtttcAGAGCTGGTTGATTCACCCGATTGTACCTTCATCTGATAGGTAAGTGtcttgttataaatttttgacactGAAATACTTTCTATACTTTCTCTTGGTTGCCagacaagttttttttttttgttttttttgtttgttactctgtttttgtttttatttattacaattattatttttttcttctattaaatttgttttaaataaaaataaaatttttagctgtcgttacattataattttttttattgatactgTCTGTAGAATTTCCAATGTAATTTGAAATGAAACGAGCTCGTGGGGTGGACGAAGTAGCAACGACAGCAGGAGCAACACTAAAGCATTCTACATTGGGAGGAGGTGGAGGTTTAGGAATTGGTGGATTAggaggtggtggtggtggtggtggtatTAATTTGGAGTATCACTCAGCATCCGGGATAGGTGTTGGAGTTAATTCTGGTCAAACTGTAAGACCTATTACGTCTAAAGAGATGCCAGGCAGCATACAGTTTGGAACTACCCAAACCCAGCAGCAATATTCTGGGGCTATTGTTGTACCACAAGCGGCCCCATCGCCCGTCAAGGTAACATACAATCATcaattgttgttgttgtctcTGTCGTGACTGCATTGTCTATGAGAATGTTGTGATTTTATGTGAATgctagttataaataaatcacttttcactatttttctcgtaaataaataaataattaattaactaaaatgaGACACAATTATCTTGTTTGAACTGATGCAGAGCTCATGAGGTTgaacttttattaaatgtcagagtgtgaattaaaaaaaaaaaaattattgtttgttaAATGATTATCTGGTAATGCTAGTAAAAATGGTGTGTTGAATTGTCCTGTCAGACAATTAATTTAACgcttagaaaaatatttaaaagccAGTGAAACATTAAAACCCTTTTCAGGCTAGTGGCATTGGCAGTAGTCTCAGTACCACGTGTAGCGGTGGGAATATAACCACTGGTATACTGCACAATAATACTGGTCTAGGTAGTGGTGTTGGGCATTGTTTAGGCCCTCAGCAACCTACACCAGGATCCCAAGTACAACTACTTTTACAGCAATCACCAGTTATACAGCACAAGGTACGGCACCGCACTCTCATGAGCTCATGCATGGTTTGCCGGGGTAGCTCATTgtgtttcaataaatttttatataattgctcagacgtttattatataataacatacttattaaattttttttttccttcattccctttttatttttcaggtgCACTCTACAAGTGGAGCACCATTACCGCCTACACCCCCTGGAGGTGGTGTTGGGGGTGGAGCACAGCAGAATTTTCAGAGGCTGAAAGTAGAGGATGCACTCTCGTATTTGGATCAAGTTAAATACAAATTCAGTGACCAACCCCAGGTAATTGTCCAAGTCcaatagttttataattttttaaaattaatcaatttaattatttattaattatttttgtttttcaggtCTACAATGACTTCCTAGATATTATGAAAGAGTTTAAATCCCAGAGTATAGATACACCAGGCGTTATATCAAGGgtcagtaatttatttaaagggCACCCGGAACTAATTGTCggatttaatacttttttaccGCCGGGTTATAAGATTGAGGTTCACTCAAATGAGCAAGGGCTTGCTTTTCAAGTGTCTGTAAGCATGCCGAGTCCAACGTCAACACAGACGTCCATCATATCACAACACTGTACTGTTAATGTCGGTTCACCACCTGGTGCAAGTCCACCAAGTCAGCCTACAAAAGCACCATCGGTTCTCCATATAATGCAAGGATCGACAAACATACATCACGCCATGGCGAATAATGTTACAAATAATAGTTTGACGGTTCACGCGACGTCTTCCCCACCGCCAATTCAACCTTATAATAATTCTCACATCACCGCAGCGCAAGCGCAAATTGTTAGTCAAGCATTGAGTCAAGCGCAGGACGGGGTTGTTCAGAACAGCACCAGCGGACAGACGCAGCAGAATCAACCGGTCGAATTTAATCATGCCATCAACTACGTCAATAAGATTAAAGTGAGTAACCATTACTGAACATACTTAAACTCTTTACGTCAAAGACAAACTAAACCGACATTTATACCCAcatgtttataaattaaacaaatgtgttgtatagatataaattaaatatatgggtctatgtgtgtgtgtgtatgtaaatatatttgttctgtattaaatatggatttttattatttctgcGTAGAATCGATTTCAAGGTCAGCCAGATAAGTACAAACGTTTTCTGGAGATCTTACATACATATCAAAAAGAACAACGTAACCTGAAAGATGGAAATCATACTGCTGCTGGAAGTTGTAGTGGCGGTGGTGGAGTCGGTCCTGCTGGTAAACATCTCACCGAAGCTGAGGTATACAGTCAAGTTGCTAAACTCTTCGAAAATCAAGAAGATCTTCTTGCTGAGTTCGGGCAATTTTTACCAGATGCTACTAACCAGCAGAATTCGCTGGTAAGTTGCatcattaatttcatttaattattaataaataaaataatatttaagtttgaacttgttaaaaaattgCGTCTAATTGGTACTAGTCTGCAATGTTTCAGGGAAACAAAGCTGCGGCGGTTAACGATCACAGTACGATCGTTAAAAAACCGCTAGGACCAAAAGCATCGTTCAACAATGCCGGGAATATACCAAGAGACCATCGGGGAGATCCAGTTGGCAACAGTGTGGTGAATCTTGATCGCGATGGAAGAGATCATCGGGATCGAGACCGTGAACGTGACAGGACTGGAATCAGGGATATTAATAGTAGTCAGAAGTTTGGTCACAATACCGGTCAACTGAAGAGAAGTCCGTCCTTCCCAACGTCCGTGTCAACGGGTAACTCTCATCACGTGCCTCACGGACCACCTCCACTTAAAAAACACAAAGTAGCAGCATCTGCTCGTGATATTACTATTGCCGAGGCTGGTAAATACGGTTCTCTAAATGATTATGCATTTTTCGATAAAGTGCGTAAACTATTAAAGTCTACGGAagtatatgaaaattttttgagatgTTTGGTACTGTacaataatgaaattatatcaaAGTCTGAAGTGGTGCAACTGGTGATACCCTTTCTCGGTAGATGTCCAGAACTTTTACGGTGGTTTAAAGATTTCCTTGGTCATTTACCAGAGTCTACTGGTTTAGCGTCAACTAATGCTACTGGTGGTGTTAATGTCGAGGCTCTTCCCAATAATGTCGTTAGAAGTCATCAGGACCGTCCTCAAGGTGATCTTGCTATGGAAATTGATTACACGACGTGTAAAAGATTAGGTGCCTCTTACTGTGCATTACCCAAGTCGTATATTCAACCCAAATGTACTGGTAGAACTGAATTGTGTAAGGAAGTACTGAATGATACCTGGGTATCGTTTCCTACATGGTCGGAAGACAGCACATTCGTCACGTccaggtaaatattttttattattttttaaattttaatttataaaactattaaatacatattttaaaaattttatttcatcagaAAAACTCAATATgaagaatttatttatcgcTGTGAGGATGAAAGATTTGAGCTTGACGGCGTAATAGAGACGAATTCAGCGACGATAAGAGTACTTGAGGgtgttcataaaaaaatgagtagAATGAGCCAAGAAGAGctgcaaaaatttaaattagatgATTGTCTTGGCGGGTGTTCGCCGACGATACACCAGCGTGCGTTGAAGCGAATATACGGTGACAAAGCAGCGGATATAATCGATGGACTGAAGAAAAATCCAGTTGTTGCGGTGCCTGTGGTGCTTAAGAGATTGAAAAGTAAAGAAGAAGAGTGGCGAGAGGCACAAAAgggttttaataaaatatggcgagaacaaaatgaaaaatattacttaAAATCGTTAGACCATCAAGGCATTAATTTCAAGCAGAATGACGTCAAAGCTCTCAGGTCAAAAAGTCTTTTTAATGAAATCGAAACTCTGTATGATGAGGTacttgttttatatttttatttaaattttatcagtagcggtaattttaaataactttaatttattttattaactgtttgtatgttattttattttgtttactttAGCGACATGAGCAAGTGGATGACACAAGTGGTGATAATCAAAATAACGGCGGTCCGCACTTGGTACTTGCCTACAAAGACAAATCAGTGTTGGATGATGCGGCAAATTTACTGATTCACCATGTGAAGAGACAAACTGGAATTcacaaagaagaaaaaaaacgaattaaaattcttctCAAGCATTTCATACCTGATCTCTTTTTCCATCAACGTCAAGAGTTGAGTGACGATGAGCGGGATGACGATGGTAagctaaatttattcatttatccTACAGTCTGTTTatttccatattttttttttttaaattattttttatttatttaatagaagaaaaagaagaaaccGGAACCGCGCCGTGTGGGAGTGGGTCACAAAGTCTAACAGCGTCAACGTCGCCGATAGGCGGTCTTCAAGGTACGAGGAATAAGACATCACAATCGTCACAAAATTCGTCAATTAAATCAGAGCAAGATCTTAAGTTACCGATTCACGCATTATCGACTGATCCTGAGGAGGCTTATACGCTATTTATGGGCAGTAATAGCTGGTATTTATTCCTGAGGTTACACCAGATACTGTGTGAGAGGCTGACGAAGATGTACGACAGAGCGATGGTACTTGCCGACGAAGAGTCGCGGTATAAACAGCAGAGAAAGGAGAGCACCGCTGTTGCATTGAGGTTAAAGCCAAAAAGTGAGTAAACGTTACAAATTTCTGCTAtcgatattatatttttttttttttttattggaacatATCGATGATTTATCGATAACTTTCCTGATTATTGGTCAcgccttatttattttttgtcatcgTAGGTGAGGTTGAAATAGAAGATTATTATCCAGCGTTTCTTGACATGGTGAAGAATGTGCTCGACGGTAATATGGAGAGCACAGTGTACGAAGACTCACTGAGAGAAATGTTTGGTATCCACGCGTACATTGCTTTTACCTTGGACAAAGTAGTTACCTATGCTGTACGACAGGTAAGAGTTATgacaaatcaaaatttttataattaaaatatttatccgGGTTATCGTTTAAGTAAGCtcgtattaaaataaagttaagcGACGTATTAAAATGGCAGTGTGTGTGTTGGTAAACGGTTTAGTTATCGCGTGACGTTCAATGACATTGCCCATACCAGCTGGCTGATTGGAAAGTTTATTTAACCACATTATTATCGctgtcataataataattattattattttatattttatttatttattttttttttctgtatgcGCAGTTGCAGCATTTGGTAGTTGACACAATATGTCAACAGTGTATGGATCTATTTCAACGAGAACAACGTCAACCTAGAGAGAATAACGGTGCCGGTGGTCTTTGTGCCACTGCGTATCAACGAGTGGCCGCTGAAATGGCTTATCAAAGGAGAGCTGAAAAAGCAATGGCTGAGGAAAATTGTTTTAAGATATATATTGTGagtatttattagttttttattaataaatttaatgattagtGAGGGATTTTTGAATGacaaatgattaattaaaatttcagtaCAAAAAAGAGTGTAAAATGACAATTGAATTATTGGATACGGAAGGGGAGGAAACGGCTGACGGTTGTAacgagagagaaagagaggaGGTGAATACAACTGAAAAATGGTCGACGTATGTCGAGAGATTCTCGACGCCGATCGCACAACCCAGTCCGAAGGAAACATCGACATCACCGAACAATGAGCCAACCACCAATCATCCTGTGAGTAGCGACCAGGCAGCAAGGGGGGGAAGGGGCAGAAAGCGCAAGAACACTGACATTAATAAGAAGGTATAGGATCCACGACCCCTTATCATCAAATCATTGCCGCCATTGTAGCTTGCATTCGTTCGTTTATCCCGTAATTGTGAATTGCAACCGACAAAAAGTAATCACCAAGACTTTAATGCGtcgttaaaaaaacaaaaaaaaaaaaactataagtgaaCGCCTACCATCACCATTACCAACgaacatttataatttattctaatCTGATTCTTTCGACTATCGCATCGCTCATATACTCTGCTACGGCACCATCTATTATTCAGATCACCGTTGCCGCCTGTattatcagttttttttttttttttttttttttaaatctacaatatctattttatttatttttttatttatttttaatttacaacttAAAATCACCATTCGAGGGTTCTGTCGTCTCGTTGTAAAATTTCCggtgaagataaaaaaaaaatcatcagctTTCAGTATAACAAACATTAGAAAACATACTAACTAAATATGTCATATTCTGTCCGCAGTATTTAAAAAtcgtcattatttttttcatatttatcatATCATTTGAATCCGATCATCGGCATTCCGGCCTGTGCTTTCTTGcccctcttttttttttatttttatgacaattattattattattattattgttattattatttacttttctatgtacatttatttattattattattttttttttttttaattatttacgaccaataattttttatatcaatttttttactcactaTGTAACAAGAATTGATGTTGATTGTGTCCGATTGTCTTCAATTAACAGCCAATTTAGTCGATACTCAGTatcattagtattttttttttttttttttttatctaacgTCAACAATAacttggaagaaaaaaaaattaataacgatTACTTCTAATGTTATTTcattatcacttttatttctattaaactaaaagtttattgttaattaactgTAATTCAATTTCAGTTATTACTCTCTCTGGTGTTTTGGTGACTTTCCTATTACTAATCTTAATGTAAACatatctaattaatttttaaatttatcaaaaatactaagaaaaatcacagtattatttttttttagttgaacaactttatttttatttgttttaaaaaaacaaatgtccgaattatttataagaaaaaaactgACGATTTTTAAATCCGTCTAAAATCAAAGCGAGCAtgcccgtaaaaaaaaaaaaagataaattatatatatatatttattttcgagGTGACAAAATTAGGACTCGCTAACACgggatattttatatttatttttctgcaTGGATAATCAAAGTCTTTCAATACACATTGCGcttgtgttaatttttaaaaataaaaataacaacactTGTGTCAATGaaagatgtaaaaaaataaagaaaatacattttttttttattaacacattTACCGTTAGTGTCAATGCCcggtaaatataaatattgtcaataattataatgtatTGAAGGGTCTGACACAATAATTTACGGTCAGTGTGTTAATTATTAGTGACGCGTCTTTCGCACGtgcagtaaaattaaaaaaaaaatgttatgttCTATATTATTACccataataatagtaattattattattattattattattattattatacgttGTAAGAAATGAGCGCAAAAAGTCGGAAACAATTCACTATTGATGAGCGAGCCAGGCAAGCGACAAACGCGAAAGATTGACTGTGActctcaaataatatttaattattttaatatatatatatatttaaaaaaaaatataaatatataaatgaatacgtagatgtatttaaataattaggcGAGAGGAtttgtgtaaatatataattaataatttaaaggataataattaatattaatgtacatagttttttttatacgtatCGCGTTAATTCCATTTAgggtctgataatttttgttgttattaataagcgggtaaaaaaaaattattattaattatttaaaacaatctcttcgaataattatttaagtgacGAACTGATTGTTGTATTAAACAAAAGTATcgtaactatatatatatatatataaataacaaaacgTAATTAAAACTCTACGTCGTTTAAAActgtatgaaaatattttttttacgcgaaAATCTGTGACTAGATggaagtttaaattattaatgataattaataattaaacattaatacattattttaattatttataacatgGCAATATACTGAAGATCTCAGCAAtgtttttttacacttttttaagtggtaattataaaaaaaaagtaaaaaaaaaaataagaaaaaaaaaataacaagcaactgaaacaaaaaataacaaaaagttcaaagtaaatttatataagttaataaaaaaaatttttcatgttaagtaaattaataatttgtacaAAGTTGTGACACGAGAGTGGCCGTGTCAAGTGATAAATTGacatttcgataaaaaaaaaagataaatagtaattttttaatcacgtggcaaaaaaaaaaatttctaagaaattttattaatagaaaataaaatttaatttttttaaaaaattaatttataatatttatgtgtTTAAATTTCGggtgttttaattaattaaattatgaatatttattaaaattactgcACCGTTGccactaattaattactgataGAATTGCCGTcgttgattttataaattcgagccattcgtatttaaaaaataatttgaaattataaaaaagaaaaatttattatttatttttttaaagtttttttcttttggtgCAGCGACTGCACGTTAAATCCGTCTGAGTGACgttaaatcatgaaaaaaataaaaaaaaaaaacgtagaCTTCGAGAAATgggatttcaaaaaaaaaacctttgtttagtttataaaaaaaaaaaaagaaaacatgtaaagttataaaaaatttgtcttgcaTACCTGCCGCAGGTCGTGCGGGATAATTGGCAAGTAAGATCTCGTAATCTTGCCCAGCAATTGATACAAAATTAACATAATAACAAAACTCTCCGTGTAAATaggataaatataattattagtttacGAAAATCAGATTTAAAGCAacagaaaacaaaatattattattattattaaaaaaaaagaaagagataaatgataaatttgtaTGAATTGCCGCGTAGACTCTGCTCCGAATTTCCCGATCCTCATTTTCAGACACTTGTAACATATTTTCATCGAGACTAGTCCATCGTCCGTAATTTTTCGACAGTAATGTTAATGTTGTGTATCtacgataattatttacgaaTGAGTGAATGAAGAAATTACGCATTTCCCTTACCCTCTCACGACTTTCCCTTTATATAAACGAATTTTaatctctatatatatataagagtatatatatattttgtaactGTAACTGTATATGAGTAAATGATATAtacatcaatataaatatatatatataaaaaaaaaaatgataaacaatATTGTATAGAAGAGAGATATTGAAATACATGAACgatgcttttaaaaaaaaatatatatttatcgtcTAACATCATTTTTGTACCACTAAATATTTTGCTTTTTGATCGTTctgatttattagtttttttttgtcatttgctaccaatttttttttttttaatttcttgcGACTTACCCgcaaagctttttttttttaattacccatacaatttatgaaatatcctCGCTTTTATCTTTGCATTCCttgatttaattatcgatttaagtaattttattgtttatatttaaataacatatattaatatttataataataataataatacatatcTCTTTTCTAATATAATAACGAACAAGACTTTAGTtcagtttgtttttttttttgttattttttttttcaaagattaatttaaaaattaagtgaaaTCGACCACCGAAGATTGAATGGAATTAAGTGAATCTATAAATCAATTGTACGTgttctaaaaaaaacttaaatgaatttaaatgtcaaagagaaaaaaaataaagtaaaaatcgAGGAAAGGAGCATGGgctcataaaataatcaagtAGGTGCATTCACAACACTTGCAccgatatttaaaattaggTGCACAccgattgatttattttatttattttactactaaaaattaatttaacatttaatttattaataacttatttatgtcagtaatattttttttaaaaaaagacgtGAAATAAATCGGCCGGGTCTACGTACGAAGTTGCGGTTTCCTATAAAATGTCTCGATGAAAATATGACcgataatttgtttttattatttattgatttattatcaAGTTGAATAATTACTAACTACTTTTAAGTGTCAATTCGATAAATTTAGGATCTTTGAAACCTTCGTTCTAGACCCTTCCGATTGATGAGGAGCAATTGATCCTCGActgatgatttaattattttaattactatttattttctttatgtcTTTTACTGCATTGTGACAAATTCTCTTCTCTATATTCTTATTTCTAACAATGGAATGTCGTAAAAAACTCTCGCTTGCTTTATTTCATTTGCTTACTGCTGTcaactttgaatttcttcaTTTCATTCGAGCATGCAAATCACCATTCggccaaaaaaaaagttaattagttacgaatttaaaataaaatcctacAAGTTAATTAATGGCAGTGGCTGTGACTGAATTAGCgtcagatttaaaatttaatccctttaaatttattatatagaatagatattttattattttatctagtGAACTGACGCAtcctttttaaatataatttaaaattaatgcatctactttacaataattttagttaagAGCAATGACAAACAAGTAGacagttaattaatttgttactattattattattaaaattaattaaaataacaatgacgaataataataattgttttagaTCGAAGGAAATGGTTGGAGTTCACTTGGAAAAATTTGTGCTGGTCGCAAGCCTGTATTTTTATCTAGAAATATCAGGCAGTGGAGAAAACATTCTGGAAGAGTGATGAAGTCTTTACGCAATAATCCTGATAAAAATTCCGagtatgtatttaattaaatacttataCATCTTAATTTAC
This genomic interval from Microplitis mediator isolate UGA2020A chromosome 2, iyMicMedi2.1, whole genome shotgun sequence contains the following:
- the LOC130663685 gene encoding paired amphipathic helix protein Sin3a-like isoform X4; translation: MKRARGVDEVATTAGATLKHSTLGGGGGLGIGGLGGGGGGGGINLEYHSASGIGVGVNSGQTVRPITSKEMPGSIQFGTTQTQQQYSGAIVVPQAAPSPVKVHSTSGAPLPPTPPGGGVGGGAQQNFQRLKVEDALSYLDQVKYKFSDQPQVYNDFLDIMKEFKSQSIDTPGVISRVSNLFKGHPELIVGFNTFLPPGYKIEVHSNEQGLAFQVSVSMPSPTSTQTSIISQHCTVNVGSPPGASPPSQPTKAPSVLHIMQGSTNIHHAMANNVTNNSLTVHATSSPPPIQPYNNSHITAAQAQIVSQALSQAQDGVVQNSTSGQTQQNQPVEFNHAINYVNKIKNRFQGQPDKYKRFLEILHTYQKEQRNLKDGNHTAAGSCSGGGGVGPAGKHLTEAEVYSQVAKLFENQEDLLAEFGQFLPDATNQQNSLSAMFQGNKAAAVNDHSTIVKKPLGPKASFNNAGNIPRDHRGDPVGNSVVNLDRDGRDHRDRDRERDRTGIRDINSSQKFGHNTGQLKRSPSFPTSVSTGNSHHVPHGPPPLKKHKVAASARDITIAEAGKYGSLNDYAFFDKVRKLLKSTEVYENFLRCLVLYNNEIISKSEVVQLVIPFLGRCPELLRWFKDFLGHLPESTGLASTNATGGVNVEALPNNVVRSHQDRPQGDLAMEIDYTTCKRLGASYCALPKSYIQPKCTGRTELCKEVLNDTWVSFPTWSEDSTFVTSRKTQYEEFIYRCEDERFELDGVIETNSATIRVLEGVHKKMSRMSQEELQKFKLDDCLGGCSPTIHQRALKRIYGDKAADIIDGLKKNPVVAVPVVLKRLKSKEEEWREAQKGFNKIWREQNEKYYLKSLDHQGINFKQNDVKALRSKSLFNEIETLYDERHEQVDDTSGDNQNNGGPHLVLAYKDKSVLDDAANLLIHHVKRQTGIHKEEKKRIKILLKHFIPDLFFHQRQELSDDERDDDEEKEETGTAPCGSGSQSLTASTSPIGGLQGTRNKTSQSSQNSSIKSEQDLKLPIHALSTDPEEAYTLFMGSNSWYLFLRLHQILCERLTKMYDRAMVLADEESRYKQQRKESTAVALRLKPKSEVEIEDYYPAFLDMVKNVLDGNMESTVYEDSLREMFGIHAYIAFTLDKVVTYAVRQLQHLVVDTICQQCMDLFQREQRQPRENNGAGGLCATAYQRVAAEMAYQRRAEKAMAEENCFKIYIYKKECKMTIELLDTEGEETADGCNEREREEVNTTEKWSTYVERFSTPIAQPSPKETSTSPNNEPTTNHPVSSDQAARGGRGRKRKNTDINKKIEGNGWSSLGKICAGRKPVFLSRNIRQWRKHSGRVMKSLRNNPDKNSDSTEGEKTEQEMDVDSDVLKSPATLRMTGTNDTGDIIALDETQCTFNPNSYHMLYVASKEAFLYKQNSFTRARESHLAVTKNLNNKFHGWLQKWVAKNVPDTQHQSCIDWLMGRYENLIPHRTRVIVDNDQSRTPYRSYNRYTVERFNSESSAPEQPT
- the LOC130663685 gene encoding paired amphipathic helix protein Sin3a-like isoform X1, whose protein sequence is MKRARGVDEVATTAGATLKHSTLGGGGGLGIGGLGGGGGGGGINLEYHSASGIGVGVNSGQTVRPITSKEMPGSIQFGTTQTQQQYSGAIVVPQAAPSPVKASGIGSSLSTTCSGGNITTGILHNNTGLGSGVGHCLGPQQPTPGSQVQLLLQQSPVIQHKVHSTSGAPLPPTPPGGGVGGGAQQNFQRLKVEDALSYLDQVKYKFSDQPQVYNDFLDIMKEFKSQSIDTPGVISRVSNLFKGHPELIVGFNTFLPPGYKIEVHSNEQGLAFQVSVSMPSPTSTQTSIISQHCTVNVGSPPGASPPSQPTKAPSVLHIMQGSTNIHHAMANNVTNNSLTVHATSSPPPIQPYNNSHITAAQAQIVSQALSQAQDGVVQNSTSGQTQQNQPVEFNHAINYVNKIKNRFQGQPDKYKRFLEILHTYQKEQRNLKDGNHTAAGSCSGGGGVGPAGKHLTEAEVYSQVAKLFENQEDLLAEFGQFLPDATNQQNSLSAMFQGNKAAAVNDHSTIVKKPLGPKASFNNAGNIPRDHRGDPVGNSVVNLDRDGRDHRDRDRERDRTGIRDINSSQKFGHNTGQLKRSPSFPTSVSTGNSHHVPHGPPPLKKHKVAASARDITIAEAGKYGSLNDYAFFDKVRKLLKSTEVYENFLRCLVLYNNEIISKSEVVQLVIPFLGRCPELLRWFKDFLGHLPESTGLASTNATGGVNVEALPNNVVRSHQDRPQGDLAMEIDYTTCKRLGASYCALPKSYIQPKCTGRTELCKEVLNDTWVSFPTWSEDSTFVTSRKTQYEEFIYRCEDERFELDGVIETNSATIRVLEGVHKKMSRMSQEELQKFKLDDCLGGCSPTIHQRALKRIYGDKAADIIDGLKKNPVVAVPVVLKRLKSKEEEWREAQKGFNKIWREQNEKYYLKSLDHQGINFKQNDVKALRSKSLFNEIETLYDERHEQVDDTSGDNQNNGGPHLVLAYKDKSVLDDAANLLIHHVKRQTGIHKEEKKRIKILLKHFIPDLFFHQRQELSDDERDDDEEKEETGTAPCGSGSQSLTASTSPIGGLQGTRNKTSQSSQNSSIKSEQDLKLPIHALSTDPEEAYTLFMGSNSWYLFLRLHQILCERLTKMYDRAMVLADEESRYKQQRKESTAVALRLKPKSEVEIEDYYPAFLDMVKNVLDGNMESTVYEDSLREMFGIHAYIAFTLDKVVTYAVRQLQHLVVDTICQQCMDLFQREQRQPRENNGAGGLCATAYQRVAAEMAYQRRAEKAMAEENCFKIYIYKKECKMTIELLDTEGEETADGCNEREREEVNTTEKWSTYVERFSTPIAQPSPKETSTSPNNEPTTNHPVSSDQAARGGRGRKRKNTDINKKIEGNGWSSLGKICAGRKPVFLSRNIRQWRKHSGRVMKSLRNNPDKNSDSTEGEKTEQEMDVDSDVLKSPATLRMTGTNDTGDIIALDETQCTFNPNSYHMLYVASKEAFLYKQNSFTRARESHLAVTKNLNNKFHGWLQKWVAKNVPDTQHQSCIDWLMGRYENLIPHRTRVIVDNDQSRTPYRSYNRYTVERFNSESSAPEQPT